One Myotis daubentonii chromosome 3, mMyoDau2.1, whole genome shotgun sequence genomic window carries:
- the DPPA4 gene encoding developmental pluripotency-associated protein 4 → MENAKGKKQTSPKKSGERQKASKSQPVPTEQKHGAAGEPTEQRTSGVETKRKRSKKDDKASCPQKMAQENKRVRIHKKIPIPPLPLHLPPVNLIHRDVVRAWCQQLKLSTSGQKWETYNRLRAYAYPNQKEIPIKPEEAKILTLSQRKLKMQKGEMSLDSFGLPELTGPLVRGPAPDGGATALLEGMDNIFVTTSTPDDVFASWSRIAATTGKSGKMENVRSPQEASGYKWCVVHGQSLPADTESWVQLQFYAGQAWVPEKPGQVCALFLIPSCNFPPPHLEDNMLCPKCIHRNKVLARSFHCQEKGYGYDCN, encoded by the exons ATGGAAAATGCAAAAGGCAAGAAG CAGACGTCCCCAAAGAAGTCAGGGGAGCGGCAAAAAGCTTCAAAATCCCAGCCAGTACCAACTGAACAGAAACATGGGGCTGCTGGCGAACCAACTGAACAAAGAACCTCAGGGGTGGAGACCAAACGGAAGAGATCTAAGAAAGATGACAAAG CTTCTTGTCCACAAAAGATGgcacaggaaaataaaagagtaagAATTCACAAGAAGATACCGATTCCTCCGCTGCCCCTTCACTTGCCACCAGTTAACCTGATTCACCGAGACGTCGTGAGGGCTTGGTGCCAGCAATTAAAGCTGAGCACCAGTGGCCAG AAATGGGAAACATATAATAGGCTGCGTGCATATGCTTACCCTAATCAAAAG GAGATTCCTATCAAACCAGAGGAGGCAAAGATATTGACATTATCACAAAGGAAATTGAAGATGCAAAAGGGGGAAATGAGTCTGGACAGCTTTGGTCTTCCTGAACTGACTGGTCCCCTGGTGCGGGGTCCTGCTCCTGATGGGGGTGCTACTGCTCTCCTGGAGGGAATGGACAATATTTTCGTGACAACTTCCACCCCAGATGATGTGTTTGCCTCCTGGAGCAGAATTGCAGCCACTACTGGGAAGTCTGGGAAGATGGAGAATGTGAGGTCGCCACAGGAGGCCTCTG GTTACAAGTGGTGTGTGGTCCATGGACAGAGTCTCCCTGCAGACACAGAGAGTTGGGTTCAGCTACAGTTTTATGCTGGgcaagcctgggtccctgagaaACCGGGGCAAGTGTGTGCACTCTTCTTGATACCTTCCTGCAACTTTCCACCCCCACACCTGGAGGATAACATGCTGTGCCCCAAATGCATTCATAG